A region of the Desulfobacter postgatei 2ac9 genome:
CTTTCGACGTGTAAAATGCCGGATCGGGCGTCCATGCCCCACCCTGAAAAGCATCACCTGGCCGTTCTTAGCATCAACACTCCGGAAAAGTTTGAAATAGTCTTCTCTGACTGAATTCAGTAAATCCTTGTGTTTTTGCATAAACTTTCTCCCCTGATTCAAAAACAGCCGCATAAAAAAAAGTGTAATTGCTGTCATTGGCTGAATATGATACCCCTGCCGCGTCAATTCAAGCCAGACCCGTTCCAGCGCTCTGCCTCCCACCAAAAAGTCCTTATTGCCACTCCCCTCAACTGTTAAGAGTATGACGGCAGAAGAATTAATAATTCCCTGATAAGAATGAAACGCAACCATCCGACCTATACCCGCGTTATTAAATGCATTCATAACGGCCCACGGTTTGGAGATTTTCAAAAAGATTTCGCCTGCCGGACCGGCCTGGAGATTTTTCAAAGGAAGCCCGTCACCGGTTTTTTCAACCTCGCCGGGAGAAAAACGAATCATCTTCATAAGATGCTCATGGAGTGAACGGTGTTCCGTTCTGATACGGTCAATGGTATATACAATTTTTGCAAGCTTTTTTATATCTTCTCTTTGGGTGACAACATGTAATTTTGCCCCAGGAAAACCGGATATAACACCATCAATAAGATTTAGTGCTGATTTTGAAAAAGATTCCCGGCGAAACATTGTCCGGTTTGTATGTCTTTTCCATATAAACTCGTGCAAAGGATCTTTTTGAACATGGGCCATGGGTTTAAAATGAATTCGGGCACCGATTCCTGATAGATTATCTTTTAATTCAATTTCAGGTTCAACCCCGAAAAGGCCGGCGGCGACGTTTATGTTTTCAATGGCCGCCCCACAAGAGATAATTGAGGCGATTTGATTGACATTAAAAAAGGAGTGGTCGGCATCCGGGTCTATCCAAACGGAAACCTGGTTATCGGTGATAGAAAATTTCCATGGTTGGGCATTATCCCCCGACGGCGCCTGGATACCCGCCATAACAAGATATCTTAAAGCCTTCTCCGGGAGGGGTGTTTTTTCCATAGATGATATTTGGGGGATCTCCGGGATATTAACAGGCGCTTTATTTTTTCGAGATTCAATCATTTTTTTCACAATACCGATCTTCATTCGCTGAATAGGATTCCGATTTCCGAAATGTAATTTTCCCTTTCTTAATTTCATCAAAAAAGGGTCAAACTGGAAATAGTGCGGAACCGGCTTAAGGCCTTTTCTGTTTAAAATAATACGCAACGCTTCCGTTCCGGCCATTCCCGCACAAATCTGGCAGGCAACATTTAGGGAAGGGCCTGCTTCTTGTTTCAGATTCACTGTTGAAAAATCCATGTACTTGATGTGGGTTGCCCTGGGCGCCAGACCAAGAGCAAATGACAAAGATTTCTCTTCCGGGCTCATATTCTCAACAATATTGAAATATTCATCAAATCCCATTCCCTGGTTCGGAGCAAAGACTAAAAGCGCGGAACTAAAGCCCATAGGGCCGGCAGTTACGACATAAATCCCTTTTTCCCTGGCCCGCTTGAAAAGCTGCCGCCTGATGTCAAAGCAAAAAAAATCAAGCCCATCAAGAACGACATCCACCCCTTCTAAAAATGCGTCAATATTATCCGGTTTAATTCCATGGGGAAACGTTTTAATATTTATATGAGGGTTTATAAGAAGGGCTTGTTCTTTCATGACATCCAGTTTAGGTTTTCCAAAACAACCGGTATGTGCCCCATATTGCCTGTTGATGTTAACGGGTTCAAAAACATCAAAATCAGAAATATGAAAGTTGCCAACGCCTGAGCGAACCATGGTGATCAAATGGAGACCGCCAACCCCACCCATGCCTGGAATTGCAATTTTTGCTCTTTTTAATTTTTTTTGTTCAGCCCGGGTTAATAATCCTATATTTCGTGAAAATGCCTGGTCATAATATTCTGAGGCGGAATGGATATCATAGGATTCTAAGTGGCTTGAAAATTTTGGCATCGTATTTTTTTGTCTAAATCCAGAATTGTCTGGAATTAAAGTATCTTTGTTGGAAACGTGTAAACAAAATGAATTTTTCAAAATACCATCGGATATCGCTAAAGACAAGGTTAAAATTATACCCGGTGATTATGTTTCATTGTGCTCTCAGGGGAAAGCGCTTGACAAATAATTTTAAAAAATACACGATAGTACAGTGACTTTCGATAGAATTTTCACACAAAAAAAGAGTAACCCAGGGTAAAATAAAGATGATCACCAAAAGCCTTACCTACGACAAATTTCGTTTCGGTCAAGTCATAGATGATGATGTCTTAAAAGATACCTTCCGGATGAGGTATGAAGTCTATGTGGAGGAGTTCGGGTTTGAAGATAGAGCCGACCATCCGGGTGGATTGGAAACGGATGAATACGAAAAAGAGTCGATCCATTTTGCCTGCCTGAATGAAACAGATTCCGTGGTCGGCACCATACGCCTGGTGCGCCATTCAGACAAAGGGTTTCCCATTGAACATGCCACAAAATTAAGTTTACCGGGGGAAAAACCTGAGCCGGACAAAATCGGCGAAATTTCCAGACTTACGGTAACCAAAGACCTCAGGCGCCGTAAAGAGGACGGCATGTATGGCGTGGAGTCTTATTTAAAGAAAAAAGAAGGCGGGATACTGCCCGATGACGGGAGCATTCCAAAAGAGATGGCGGGCAGGAAAAACCCTATCATTGTCCTGGGGCTTTACCAGGTGATGCTCCATGAAAGTTTGCGACAGGGGCTGACCCATTGGTACATGATCACTGAAAAAAAATTATTCTATGCCCTGAAAAAATATGGATTTTTATTCCACCAAATCGGAGATCCTGTACAATATCATGGTGAGAGGGTTCCCTATTTTGCAGATATTCATGAACTGCTGGTCAATCTGAAGCACACCGATGCAGGCATGTATGACCTTATGCTTACCGGATTGGAAGAAGCGTATCGACCGGATATTTAATTTGGGAAGCAAACAAAGAATAATGAATATCAAAGGTTATACCTTTATTATTATAGTTGTATTGCTGGTTTGGGTATGTCCGGCAGTGGCTATGGATGGTGCGCAGATCGCACAGAAGGTGGTGGACCGGGATCAAGGGCAGGATGCCACCTTAAAAATCCGTATGCTGCTGATCGACAAGGGAGGCAAAAAGCGATTCAGAAGCCTGATCACTGTGGTTAAAAAATACGGGAATGTATCTAAAAGCTATATACGCTTTACCTCTCCTGCCGATATAGAGGGAACTGCTTTTTTAACCTGGGAAAACAAAGCCAGTGACGATGATCAGTTCCTCTACCTGCCGGCACTTCAAAGGGTGCGGCGGATTGTCTCCAGTCAGAAATCCAATCGTTTTGTCAACACGGATTATACCTACGAAGACCTGCAGTCCAGGGAAGTGGACCAGGACGTACATACGGTCCTAAGAGAAGAAAAGTTAGATGACCATGACTGCTGGGTTCTTGAAAGCATCCCCAAAGCCACAGATGATTCCCAATATGGAAAACGGGTTACATGGGTTGTCAAAGAGATCTATCTGCCCATTAAGACCGAGTTTTATGATAAACGGAACAGACTTCATAAGATACTCACCGGTAAAGAAATTCAGAAAATCGAGGGGATCTGGACGATCCTTGATGCAGAAATGAATGATTTAAATAAAAACCATCGTACACTGCTGAAGACCGATGAAATAGGATATAATCGCGGCATTCCTGATGAAATTTTTACCAAGGGATATATGAGACATAATCAGTAGAACCTATTATTCTTCAAAATGCCATTTAATGCCCCTTTTATCAAGATATCGCTACGGTTTTTTTATTTTATCAAGCTTTATTTTCCTGTTTTTTTTATGTCCGCAATCCGCATTTTGTTTCAATCCCATAATGATTTGCCAGTCTACCGATTCAACTCAGAGTCAGTCGGTGAAGTCTTTGGAAGAGGGGGATGAACGTACGGATGACACCAGTAACCCATGGGCCGGGGAAAGCTCACGGGATAGCGACAAGGATGAAGGCCTGTTTAAGCTGTCGGGGGAAGTGCACAACAAGTTTGCCCATGATGTAAGTGAGGACAATAATTCAGAAGACGATATGATAAATCATTTCCAGGTGAGGATCGGAACACGCCTGGTGCATGGGGACCGGTGGCGTGCAGTGCTTTTTGTGGATGCAGATTATTTTTCTTATGGCAATGATGGAGACTGGAAAGAAGATGCGGATATCCGGCTGGGTGAGGCCTATCTCAACTTCAGAGGCGACGGGTTTAATATGAAGATAGGCAACCAGATCATCCGGTGGGGTAAAACTGATGCCTACAGTCCGCTGGATAATTTGAATCCCGAGGATTTTCGTGATGATCTTTCCGGTCGCCGGGAGGACCGCAAACGTCCCATTCCCATGGCTTCCATGGAGGTTTATGCCGGCAATTTAACCATTTCCGGGGTTTTTGTTCCGTTTTTTGTCAAATCGGAATACGATCTTATAGGAACAGACTGGGCAGTATTCGGGCGAGCGGACGGGATACCGCTTATGGAAGAAGACCCTTCTGATTCTCTGGGAAACAGCGAAGGCGGAATTCGTTTGTCCGGCATTGTTGAACGCCTGGACTGGGCACTTAGCTGGTTGTCTGCCAGGGAAGATCTGCCAACACCGGATACCCTTCTTCATCTCCCTGTGGGGTTTCCGCTTTCTGCAGGCAATCTGACAACATCTCAATTGGCATATTTTTTAAATGCCACCGGGAAGTCGGTGCTTCTCATTCATGACCGGCAAAATATTTTCGGTTTTGAATTTGAAACTACATTGGATTCTTTCGGGGTGAGAGGTGATCTGGCCTATATTGATCACACCAGTTATTTTACCCGGGACCTGGAGCGGATTCGAAAACCCGTGTTTCAGGCTATGGCAGGAATTGATTATAGCGGCGTAAACGACTGGTATGCCAATTTCCAGGTTTTGATCAGCCGGATCCGGGACTACGAAACCCGGATTGTCTGGGCCAAGGAGACAACACGGGCCATCAACGGCACCCTGTGGAAGGATTTTTTCAATGGAGATTTAAGAGTGGAATGCCGCTATTATTATGACCTGTCAGGAGATGCGACTGTTTTGACTCCCAAGGTCCGTTTATCTTTCTGGACGCCGGTGATATTTGAAATCGGCGGGGAATGGTTTGATGGAACCGAGGAGACGATTCCAGGCCGTTTTCAAAACAACGATCAGGTGTATTTAACTGCTGAAATAAAATTTTAGATGCTACATATAATAAAATGCAGGCTGAAAAGACGAACATGCCGTCTTCAGCCGGAAGTCAGGGGAAGAATCTGCCCGGTTGCTGAATATGCGATAACACGCTCGATCATATCTGCCCCATAATATCTTTTCACCTTCTCTTCATCTTCATTTTCTTCAAAGGGCAGCTCAATGGGGGTTGATCCTGATTCAAAAAAGAAATGATACAGGTTTTTCTTTTTTGGCATGTTACCATAAATTTCTTTAAATCTTTGTGCGACTGTATTTAGATCCACGCGAAGGGCCACGGCAGGGTTATTGTTTACATAGGAAAAGGAGGAAATTTGTCCGATTTTTTCAAATAAAAGGATATCTTCGTAAATTTTTAAATACTT
Encoded here:
- a CDS encoding outer membrane lipoprotein-sorting protein, translating into MNIKGYTFIIIVVLLVWVCPAVAMDGAQIAQKVVDRDQGQDATLKIRMLLIDKGGKKRFRSLITVVKKYGNVSKSYIRFTSPADIEGTAFLTWENKASDDDQFLYLPALQRVRRIVSSQKSNRFVNTDYTYEDLQSREVDQDVHTVLREEKLDDHDCWVLESIPKATDDSQYGKRVTWVVKEIYLPIKTEFYDKRNRLHKILTGKEIQKIEGIWTILDAEMNDLNKNHRTLLKTDEIGYNRGIPDEIFTKGYMRHNQ
- a CDS encoding ThiF family adenylyltransferase, with amino-acid sequence MPKFSSHLESYDIHSASEYYDQAFSRNIGLLTRAEQKKLKRAKIAIPGMGGVGGLHLITMVRSGVGNFHISDFDVFEPVNINRQYGAHTGCFGKPKLDVMKEQALLINPHINIKTFPHGIKPDNIDAFLEGVDVVLDGLDFFCFDIRRQLFKRAREKGIYVVTAGPMGFSSALLVFAPNQGMGFDEYFNIVENMSPEEKSLSFALGLAPRATHIKYMDFSTVNLKQEAGPSLNVACQICAGMAGTEALRIILNRKGLKPVPHYFQFDPFLMKLRKGKLHFGNRNPIQRMKIGIVKKMIESRKNKAPVNIPEIPQISSMEKTPLPEKALRYLVMAGIQAPSGDNAQPWKFSITDNQVSVWIDPDADHSFFNVNQIASIISCGAAIENINVAAGLFGVEPEIELKDNLSGIGARIHFKPMAHVQKDPLHEFIWKRHTNRTMFRRESFSKSALNLIDGVISGFPGAKLHVVTQREDIKKLAKIVYTIDRIRTEHRSLHEHLMKMIRFSPGEVEKTGDGLPLKNLQAGPAGEIFLKISKPWAVMNAFNNAGIGRMVAFHSYQGIINSSAVILLTVEGSGNKDFLVGGRALERVWLELTRQGYHIQPMTAITLFFMRLFLNQGRKFMQKHKDLLNSVREDYFKLFRSVDAKNGQVMLFRVGHGRPIRHFTRRKGIESFLI
- a CDS encoding DUF1302 family protein gives rise to the protein MEEGDERTDDTSNPWAGESSRDSDKDEGLFKLSGEVHNKFAHDVSEDNNSEDDMINHFQVRIGTRLVHGDRWRAVLFVDADYFSYGNDGDWKEDADIRLGEAYLNFRGDGFNMKIGNQIIRWGKTDAYSPLDNLNPEDFRDDLSGRREDRKRPIPMASMEVYAGNLTISGVFVPFFVKSEYDLIGTDWAVFGRADGIPLMEEDPSDSLGNSEGGIRLSGIVERLDWALSWLSAREDLPTPDTLLHLPVGFPLSAGNLTTSQLAYFLNATGKSVLLIHDRQNIFGFEFETTLDSFGVRGDLAYIDHTSYFTRDLERIRKPVFQAMAGIDYSGVNDWYANFQVLISRIRDYETRIVWAKETTRAINGTLWKDFFNGDLRVECRYYYDLSGDATVLTPKVRLSFWTPVIFEIGGEWFDGTEETIPGRFQNNDQVYLTAEIKF
- a CDS encoding PEP-CTERM/exosortase system-associated acyltransferase; this encodes MITKSLTYDKFRFGQVIDDDVLKDTFRMRYEVYVEEFGFEDRADHPGGLETDEYEKESIHFACLNETDSVVGTIRLVRHSDKGFPIEHATKLSLPGEKPEPDKIGEISRLTVTKDLRRRKEDGMYGVESYLKKKEGGILPDDGSIPKEMAGRKNPIIVLGLYQVMLHESLRQGLTHWYMITEKKLFYALKKYGFLFHQIGDPVQYHGERVPYFADIHELLVNLKHTDAGMYDLMLTGLEEAYRPDI